A stretch of DNA from Shewanella sediminis HAW-EB3:
GCTATTGTCAGAGGTGAGCCGGTAAAGCAATTTCCGGCGGATCTATTTATACCGCCTGAGGCGCTTGAAGTTTTTCTTGAGTCTTTCGAAGGCCCCTTAGATCTTCTCTTATATCTGATCCGTAAACAGAAGCTCGATGTGGTTGAACTGCCTATCTGGCCTGTGACCGAACAATATTTGGAATATATTAATCTTCTTCAGGGCAGCAGGGTCGAACTGGCTGCCGATTACTTGGTGATGGCTGCAACCTTAGCCGAGATTAAATCTCGATTATTGTTACCAAGGCCGGTATTAGAAGATGAGGATGAAGAAGATCCCCGGGCTCAGTTGATACGTCAGCTTAAGGCCTATGAAGTCATCAAGGAAGCGCAGGAGCGATTGGATGAGCTCCCTCGTCTCGAGAGAGATGTGTTTCAGGCTAAAGCGACACCTGCAGATAATATCAAACCGATATTACTGCCACCCCAAGTGTCTTTGACCGATATTGCCCGAGCTTTTGGCTCGGTACTGAAACGGATTGAAGCGACAGAGCATCACCATGTGAAGCGTGAGGTGTTGTCTACGCGAGAGCGGATGAGTCAGATATTAGCCATGCTCGATGGTGAGGAGTACCTCCCGTTTGAAGCATTGTTTGATGTCAGTGAAGGGCGAAGTGGTGTCGTTGTAAGTTTTTTGGCTTTGATGGAGCTGATTAAAGAGCTTTTAGTCGATTTAAGGCAGAATGAGCCATTTTCAACCATATATGTTAAGGCGTATTGATTGAGTCAGAAGAAACAGCTGCAGATAAATCCTGATCAGCTTAAACAACTTATTGAGGCGAGCCTATTTGTTATGGGTAAATCGGTCTCGATTAAAAGTTTGAAAGAGACGGTTTTAGTCAACTTTAATGTATCAAGAGCTAAGATTAAATTGGCCATTGAAGAGTTGCAGCAAGACTACCAAGGTAGAGGAATTGAGTTGATGAGCGTCGCGGGGGGATATCGATTTCAGTCGATTGAGTCCCTGAGTCCTTTTCTTCAACCATTATGGCAGGAAAAAGCGCCTAAATACTCGCGTGCCACATTGGAAACCTTGGCAGTGATAGCCTATCGTCAACCGGTGACACGTGGCGATATAGAGTTTGTTCGTGGTGTGGCGGTGAGTAGTCATACCATAAAAAGTTTAGCCGATAGGCAATGGATAAGAATGGTGGGACATAAAGAGGTGCCGGGAAGGCCCGCTCTTTATGCGACTACGACAGAATTTTTAGCCTACTTTGGCTTAGATACCATAGCGGATTTACCCCCGCTGACGGATACTGAGTCATTAGCGGCCCTATTTTCTGATGTGAATTCTCTTGAGAAACCACAAGAAGAGATTGGGCCTGAAAATACACAAAACATAGAAGAGTCTACTAATGAGTGAAAAATTGCAGAAAGTCTTGGCCCGTGCAGGCCATGGCTCCCGTCGTGAGATGGAGGCATGGATTGCTGCAGGCCGAATTAGTATAGATGGTGAAATAGCCAGCCTTGGTGACAGAATTGAAGCCGATGCGAAAATTCGTATTGATGGCCGTGCTATCTCAATTAAGTCCGAAGAGGATATCGTTTGCCGAGTGATTGCTTATCATAAACCGGAAGGTGAGATCTGTAGTCGTAAAGACCCTGAAGGTCGTCCAACGGTTTTCGATCGCCTGCCTAAAACCCGTGATTCACGTTGGGTTGCAGTGGGTCGATTGGATATCAATACTTCTGGATTATTGCTGTTTACCTCAGACGGTGAGTTGGCTAACCGTTTGATGCACCCATCGAATGAAGTTGAGCGTGAATATGCTGTGCGTACGTTCGGTGACGTGAGCGATGCCTGTATTCAGCATTTGCGTACCGGCGTTACCCTTGAAGATGGCCCTGCAAACTTTGATAAAGTCAAAGCTGCCGGCGGTGAGGGGATGAACAAGTGGTGGCACGTGACGCTTTCTGAAGGACGTAATCGCGAAGTTCGTCGTCTATGGGAATCTCAGGAAGTACAAGTCAGTCGTCTTATCCGTATCCGCTATGGCAGTATCGAGTTGCCAAAATCACTGCCTCGTGGTGGTTGGATTGAGTTGGAGCTTGAACAGGTCAACTACCTAAGAAAAACGGCTGGACTAGATATCGAAAACCGCACTATGTTAGGCACAGATAAGCACAGTGTTGCTCGCTCTAAAGTGAAGAGTGCTAAGATTAAACGTGCAGTACATAAGCATAAAGCAACTGGGGGCAAGAACACTCGTCAACGCACTTAAGCTAAGTACGACGCGTTTTTGCTCTACCGATGAAAGGCCGCTAATGCGGCTTTTTTTGTACCTGTTTATCAGAACAGCAGTTTGGTTTCGCCATGCCACCTTATTGATGACTGGTAATGGATAACCAGGCTAGATGAAGGGTAATGCCCTGAACAGATAATTAGTACAGGGCTTATATTTATGGGTATAACTGCTTAAGAAAGCGGTCTGGGTAAATTTATATCAGAGGTTTCACCCTCTAAGCACTTTATTGTGCGTTAAGCTGCTGTCCGTTGACGCCAACAGAGTCATTGCCCATCAGATACAGGTAGGTGGCCATTATCTCTGCCGCAGTTTTCAGCGTTTGTGGGTTTTCGGCGGGATAAGCATTGGCGCGCATCGCTGTACGTGTCGCACCGGGATTAATACTGTTGACCCGAATATTAGAACCCTCATATTCATGGGCAATGGATTGCATCATGCCTTCGGTAGCAAATTTAGAGATGGCGTACTCGCCCCAGAACGCTCGGCCCTGTCTGCCCACACCACTGGAGGTAAATACCAGCGATGCTTGCGGCGCCTTTTTCATCACTGGCAGCAGTGCTTTAGTCATCATGATCTCGGCGATGACATTGACTTGCATGACTTCGTTTACCGAGTCCATAGAGATATGCTCGAATGGTCCCAATACACCTAACATGCTCGCGTTATGCAGCAAGCCGTCCAGATGACCAAATTGCTCTTCGATAGTTTCGGCCATATCCAGATAATTTTGCTCGGTTGCGCCCTTCAGGTCCAAGGGCACTATCGCCGGTTTCGGGTAACCCGCCTGCTCAATCTCATCGTATACCGCTTCGAGCTTCTTAACTGTCTTACCCAGAAGAATGACCGTGGCTCCATGCTCAGCAAAACTTAACGCAGCGGCGCGCCCTATGCCATCACCCGCGCCTGTAACGAGTATCGTTTTGTTAATAAGTAGATCTTTTGCAGCTTGATATTCCAACATGAGTCAATATTTCCTATCGACGGAAAAGCCCGTCACCTCTAGAGTCACTGATGTGATGAACACTTGTTTAAAACAAATGATTAATTATTGTTCGCCTATTCGTTAGTCGAATGTGACAAAATTGTAGCTAACTCAATATTTTTACGTTAACTTTAGCTTAGGTAAGGACTTAGAAAAGTCCTCTTTGGTCATACATTTCGACTATTGTGACCAATTTTTTGCTGAAAATAAAATTATTACAACAAGATTTGGGGAAAAAAGATGAAAAGACTCCTTTTGGGTGTTGCTATTGCATCTGCGCTTGGGCTTACAGGATGTAGTGAAGATAGTGTCGACGAACTCACGGATAAGGTTGAGCCTCTGATCCCTGAGTCTCATATTTTATTTAATCCTGATCCTGCTGTTGGTGACGTTCCCTTGCCAAACGATCTCCTCTTTAGTGGCACACTCGATGGCACCATTAACATTCCGGGTGAACAAGCCGATGGGTCGAGTGATTATACCGATCCCTCTATGGCGCTTGGCGCACTCGATGGCTGGTCTACCACGGCGCCTATCTCAATTAACGTCGACCCGGCAACCGATCATGACGGCACTGTCCTATCCTTAGATGTTGCCTCGGTATTCCAACCCGGTGCGGTAAGAGTGTTTGAGGCTACTGTCGGTGGCCCGCTATCGATGGATCCTGAGTGTAAAACCGCTCCTTCGGTATCCGCATGTAAAGTCGGTGCAGAACTTCAATTCGGCGTCGATTTTGTCTCTAAGGGCTCTGGAAATACGATTGCGATAGTGCCGCTTAAGCCACTCAAATCTAATCAGTCATATATCTATGCGACGACCGATCTGATACAAGACTCCGAAGGTCGTAGCATCGCGCCATCGGGCACATATTTACTACTTAAGTTAGATATCGAGACTAAACCCCTCGAAACACCCGATCAGCTAATGTTACAAACATTAGTGAACAGCTACGAGAAGGGAATGTCGGCCGCTCACGGTGTGGATTCTGTGACGATCAGTTACTCTGGCCTGTTTACCACTCAGTCGGTTGCTGATGTCTATGAGACCTCAAAATTACTTATGGTCGATCCGACACCGGGTAATCCGTTTGCCCCCTCTATTACCGTTCCGGTTCAGCATCCTCTGGGGATCACAGTGGCTCAAGCCGCCGGTTTGACTCCCGCCGATGGCGCCGCCTATGTAGTATCGAGTTTAGCCGATGTCTATACCGCCCAGGCGACCTTGCCTACTTACGGTACGTGTAATTCTGTTATGTGCTCCGGCATAAGCGGTTACTGGAAAGCCCTTGGCGATAGTCCTGTTTCTGTATTGCTCGCACTTGAGTCGGGTACCATGAGTCAACAGACCTATGGCGCTCAAGCGATGGCTTACGGAATAGACCCGGCGGAAGGTATCGCTAATCCGGCGCTTCTGGCCGGTAAGACCTGGTTACTCGATGACGGTACCGCGGCTGATAAGGCTAAACACCTCACTAAGTTTAACCCTATCCCACAGCCTACCGGCAGTGAGACTGTACCTGTTTTGATCTCTATTCCTAATGCCGAGCGCCTTGCAGATTTCTATGCCGCTCAAGGTTTGCCATTTACGCCTCCCGTCGCGGGCTGGCCAACAAACCTTGCCATGCATGGACTAGGTAGTGGTAAAGAAACGGCTTTAGCCTACGCGGGAACTTATGCTGCAATGGGGGTTGCGACAATCGCAATCGATATGCCTCTGCATGGCGCACGTTCATTCGATGCTAACGGTGACGGAGTATATGAGGTTTCTGCATCGGATCCCTCTTATGGCGCCGTGATAGGTAACCCTGATGCGTTTAAGTATGGAAACCCGTTAGTCTTTATCAATATCGAGAGCACCTTGAGTGTGCGTGATAATTTCCGTCAGGCAACTCTTGATCATCTGGCCTTGAGAGCGTCATTAACCGGTCTTGCTGGTGGGCTCGCTCAGGCTCAGATGCCTCAGATATTTGACATCACTAAAATGAGCGCACAGGGCTTGAGCCTCGCCGGTATCGTAGGTACTAATTTTGCTACTTACGCCAGTTCCGGTCTGACTCACCCGGATTCCGGTGCCGATCTGAGCTATGTCTACAAGCTTAATGCAGTATCGCTTGTGGCACCGACAGGCGGATTTGCCGGCACCTTTATCGGCTCCGCAACCTTCGGTCCTATGCTGTTTGAAAGTGTGACGGCCAGTGATACGTTCCAGGCATTAGTCGAAGAGGCAAATACAGAAGGATATGAGCCAGGTACACCTGAGTACGCCGCGCTTGTGCAGGCGGTTTATGCCGAGTTTTTACCGACCTTTGCCTTCGCCGTACAGACGGCTGTCGACAGTGCGGATCCGATTAACCATGCAGCCGTGTTGAAAGCGACCGAGTTGCCTATCCACTTAATCGAAGTGGTGGGTGATGGCGATCAGAACCTGCCGGACCAGGTATTGCCAAATAGCGTCGAAGGTTTCCCGACTGCGGGTACCGAGCCCTTGATTGCTAACCTTGGTCTTGAGTGTATCGATACGACAACCGCGGGTTCGGGAGCCGTTCGTTTCACTAAGGGTCATCACAGCTCGATTATCAGCCCCGAAGGACCTGAAGGTTCGGCGGCCGCAACAGTTGAGATGCAACAACAGGTAGCCACGTTTGCCTCAACAGCTGGCATGGGAGATGCGACCATATTGGTTCAAGATAAAGATGTGATTCAGCCCTGCGCCGTTCCGGCCGGCTAATTTCACTTAACTTATTGAACGATATAAAAACCCGGCAGTAGCCGGGTTTTTTTGCTTATACCAATCGGTATAAGAAAGTGATCTACTCAGAGTTTTTTTGGCAAACTAATTCAAGGCGAATGGATGAGGGAATGGTGATCCCTTCTGAAGTTATTCAACGCAGAAGTAGGCAGCCAAAAACACTCCTAAAAGGCGAGTTTTAGCGCATCCGATGCCGTGTTAACGAGCTTAAACGTAGAATAACTATGCTCTTCACTCGTTGCCTTGCCTCAGAAGCGCTAAATTCTCGCTGAGCGATCACACCTTTATACCGATTGGTATTAATTTGTTATTAAGGTTAGGGCTGTTAGAATAGCCGTAATTTTTTGATTGAAACAAAAATGTATTAAGCCGGAGCATATTTTGGAATTTTTGTACGAATATGGATTGTTTTTCGCTAAGGCGATCACTGTTGTCTTGTCGATTATTGCCGTTGTGATTGTTGTGTTGGCGTCAGCCGTTAAACAAAAGAGCGAAAAGGGCGAGCTTAGAATGACGAATGTCTCTGAGGAGCTCAAGACACTCAAGCACGATCTTAAAGAGGAGTTGCTGAGTAAAAAGCAATTTAAAGCCTATGAGAAGCAACTCAAGGCTGAAGAGAAAGCGAAAGAGAAGGCACAAAAGAATCAAAAAGAGGAGGTGATCGAGCCTCGCGTGTTTGTTGTCGATTTTAAAGGCAGCATCGATGCCAGTGAAGTTGCATCGCTGCGAGAAGAGATCAGCGCTATTATCGCCATTGCAGAGTCTGGTGATGAAGTCATCGTCAATGTAGAGAGTGGCGGTGGCATGGTTCACGGTTATGGCTTAGCGTCGAGTCAGCTCGATCGTCTTCGCCAAGCTAAACTGCCATTGACTATCTGTGTCGATAAGGTCGCAGCCAGTGGCGGTTATATGATGGCGTGTGTGGCGAATAAAATCTATGCGGCCCCATTTGCCATTGTGGGCTCTATCGGGGTCGTTGCTCAGGTACCTAACTTTAATCGTCTGATGAAAAAGCATGATATCGATTATGAGCAGCATACCGCCGGTGACTTTAAGCGTACATTAACCCTTTTTGGTGAGAATACGGACGAAGGTCGTGCCAAGTTCCAGGAGGAGCTTGAGGAGACTCACAAGTTATTTAAATCTTTTATTGCTCAATACCGCCCTGAGCTCGATCTGGGTAAGGTCGCCACCGGCGAACATTGGTATGGTCAGCAGGCGATAGACCTAGGCCTTATTGATGAGATTGCAACGAGTGATGATGTGGTGATGAAGCTGGCATTAGAGCGAACCGTGATTAAAGTCCGCTACCAATTGAAGAAAAATTTTGCCGATAAGATCGCCCATGGTGCATCGTTATCATTCAATGCCATCTTCAACAAAATGGCAGAGAAAAATCAGTCATTGAATTGATTCAACATGATTAGTATTTCAAAGCCTGCATCTTGCAGGCTTTTTTGTATCAGTTTGGGACCCAATTTAAAAAACGCTTTTAAGTCTCACGGCTTTAGCGTCGTCAGATATCGATACCGAAGCCTACGATGAATTGATAATCGTTTTGTATAGGTACAGTGCCACTAGAGTCGGCTTGAGGCTTGTTGGTGTGATCCCAGACCAGAGAGAGATCGAGATCAAACATATCGGTTAACTCGATGGAAAAGCCTGCAAGTGCGTGGTGGGTATATCCACCTGACTTCTCATTACCGTATTGAACTCTATACAAGGTATTGAAATCGATATCATCGGTTATTTCAGTATCAAATGCCGTTTCCACCACTAACGCGCCACTGCCATCGTCTTCGCTTTCATCGATGGCGACATTATCGAACTTGGTAAAAGTATATGCAGGACCACCTGAAATACTCCAGTTTGATTTTGGTGTGTCCACAATGTCGTAACCCAGACCGAAGCCGAGTGTGGTCTTGTATTGAATATTTTTTATCGGATCAAGGTATATTTCGGCAAATACCGGGCGCAGGTAGAATTGCTTGGAGAGGTACCAGTCGAAATAGGCGTTCAGACGATGATTGTTGATATTATTCAGACCCTCAGATTTTGAGTAGTTGCCTAAGTAATCGAGGTTAAAGCGTGATTCGGTTGTACGGCGATGTGCATTGCCGATTGTACTAAAATCGACCTGTTCGGTATTTCCCGAACGAAGGTTAGCACCGAGAGATATCTTACTCGACCAGTAGTTTGATTCGGTTTGAATACCTGAGATGAGTGTCATCACTCTGTTGCGATCAAACTCTTCCCCATCGATATAGACCTTACCATTTTGAAGTCGCAAGAGGCCTGTTTTGGTACTTAGATCTGTAAAGCCTACACTAATAAGGTCATGACTTTGCAGTACCTTAACGTCTTCCCAGTCGATAAAAACAGTATCTAGCTCATCACTTTCAAATTCTAACTTATCGTCATAAAGGTTTTTAATTTCCCCCTTAAGCAGTTCGAAGGATGTGAGCTGGAGCCAGTCGAAGGATGAGTCGGCGGGAGGAAGAAGTTGGGCCGGAGCAAGCCTGTCAGAAACGGGAGCCTCGGCAATATGAGTCTGCGCCTGGGCTGTAAACATTATGGCCAGACTTAGTCCTAAGGTCATATTAGATAATATGGTCTTTTTTGCCTTATTATTCATGAGTCCTTTTCCGGAATGTTCATCATTCAAATCTTGTTGCCAATATTTTATCTATAACTCTTTATAAAGCAAATGGATAGTGTTTTCGGCAAAGTGTTTTGACCTAAAGCGCATTTTTGACCCATGGAAGGATAAACTCTGCGATATCGCCTTGAGCCTCAGCATTTGGGTGTATGCCATCTCGTTGCATCAATTCCGGTTTTGTTGCTATCTGAGTCATGAAAAAAGGCAGTAGGGTGATCTCATGTTCGTTCGCCAGATCTTTATACACCTGTGAGAACATTGAAGCGTATCTGGGGCCATAGTTTGGTGGGACCATAATCTCAGAGAGGAGCACTTCGACATCTTTAGCCTGAGAGAGAGTAATTATTTTTGTAAGATTTTCTTTCAGTTGCTGAGGAGTAAAACCACGCAATCCGTCATTCCCACCCAGCTCAATTAATATTAACTCGGGCTTGGCAGACTCAAGCAGAGCGGGCAGTCTACGCAATCCGCCCGCGGTTGTTTCACCGCTGACCGAGCCATTTATTATCTCATGTTCGGGGAGTTTAGCTCTTAAAAGGTTCACCCAGCCCTTATCTTCATCGACACCATAACTTGCACTAAGGCTATCACCTAGGATTAATATAGGGGCAGCAGATAATTGAGTGCAAAAGAAAACAGTCGCCAGGGTAAACAGGCCCAGAGCAGATTTAAGCATGGAAGAGAAGGGTTTTATGTCAGAAGTCAGTGCTATCACAGTAAACAATCTCGTTAAGTCAGTGGCTACCCAAGAGGGAGAACTTACTATCCTCAACGGCATTAATATGGATGTCAAGCAGGGGCAAAGTATTGCGATACTCGGGCCATCAGGTTCGGGCAAGTCGACCTTGCTTGGATTACTCGCCGCCCTGGACTCTCCGACCAGTGGAGAGATCATACTCGACGGTGTTGCTTTACAGTCTTTGGATGAGGAGAAGAAGGCGGCTTTAAGAAAGCAGAAGGTCAGCTTTATTTTTCAGTCTTTCATGTTGGTCGATACTCTCAATGCGTTGGAAAACGTGATGCTTCCTGCTGAGCTTGCAGGTATCCATCAGGCAAAAGAGAAAGCCGAGGCCATGTTAGAAAGAGTCGGATTAAGCCATCGACTCACACATTTCCCTAATCAACTGTCGGGTGGTGAACAGCAAAGAGTCGCCATTGCCAGAGCCTTTATATGCGAGCCTAAGGTATTATTTGCCGATGAGCCGACCGGAAATTTAGATGCGGTAAATAGTGAAAAGGTCGCTGACATGCTGTTCGAGCTAAACAGAGAGAGTGAGACAACTTTAGTGTTAGTCACCCATGATCTGATATTAGCCAAGCGATGCCAGCGTCAGCTGTTAATGGATACCGGCGTGATAACCGAATCTGAAGGTGAGCCTAATAAGGACAAGACTTTATCGAACAATCCGGCACAGAGTCATCTGGCCAGTGTGGAGGCGAGCTAATGGAGATAAGCTTAGCC
This window harbors:
- the scpB gene encoding SMC-Scp complex subunit ScpB, yielding MQINPDQLKQLIEASLFVMGKSVSIKSLKETVLVNFNVSRAKIKLAIEELQQDYQGRGIELMSVAGGYRFQSIESLSPFLQPLWQEKAPKYSRATLETLAVIAYRQPVTRGDIEFVRGVAVSSHTIKSLADRQWIRMVGHKEVPGRPALYATTTEFLAYFGLDTIADLPPLTDTESLAALFSDVNSLEKPQEEIGPENTQNIEESTNE
- a CDS encoding VolA/Pla-1 family phospholipase, with product MKRLLLGVAIASALGLTGCSEDSVDELTDKVEPLIPESHILFNPDPAVGDVPLPNDLLFSGTLDGTINIPGEQADGSSDYTDPSMALGALDGWSTTAPISINVDPATDHDGTVLSLDVASVFQPGAVRVFEATVGGPLSMDPECKTAPSVSACKVGAELQFGVDFVSKGSGNTIAIVPLKPLKSNQSYIYATTDLIQDSEGRSIAPSGTYLLLKLDIETKPLETPDQLMLQTLVNSYEKGMSAAHGVDSVTISYSGLFTTQSVADVYETSKLLMVDPTPGNPFAPSITVPVQHPLGITVAQAAGLTPADGAAYVVSSLADVYTAQATLPTYGTCNSVMCSGISGYWKALGDSPVSVLLALESGTMSQQTYGAQAMAYGIDPAEGIANPALLAGKTWLLDDGTAADKAKHLTKFNPIPQPTGSETVPVLISIPNAERLADFYAAQGLPFTPPVAGWPTNLAMHGLGSGKETALAYAGTYAAMGVATIAIDMPLHGARSFDANGDGVYEVSASDPSYGAVIGNPDAFKYGNPLVFINIESTLSVRDNFRQATLDHLALRASLTGLAGGLAQAQMPQIFDITKMSAQGLSLAGIVGTNFATYASSGLTHPDSGADLSYVYKLNAVSLVAPTGGFAGTFIGSATFGPMLFESVTASDTFQALVEEANTEGYEPGTPEYAALVQAVYAEFLPTFAFAVQTAVDSADPINHAAVLKATELPIHLIEVVGDGDQNLPDQVLPNSVEGFPTAGTEPLIANLGLECIDTTTAGSGAVRFTKGHHSSIISPEGPEGSAAATVEMQQQVATFASTAGMGDATILVQDKDVIQPCAVPAG
- the sohB gene encoding protease SohB, yielding MEFLYEYGLFFAKAITVVLSIIAVVIVVLASAVKQKSEKGELRMTNVSEELKTLKHDLKEELLSKKQFKAYEKQLKAEEKAKEKAQKNQKEEVIEPRVFVVDFKGSIDASEVASLREEISAIIAIAESGDEVIVNVESGGGMVHGYGLASSQLDRLRQAKLPLTICVDKVAASGGYMMACVANKIYAAPFAIVGSIGVVAQVPNFNRLMKKHDIDYEQHTAGDFKRTLTLFGENTDEGRAKFQEELEETHKLFKSFIAQYRPELDLGKVATGEHWYGQQAIDLGLIDEIATSDDVVMKLALERTVIKVRYQLKKNFADKIAHGASLSFNAIFNKMAEKNQSLN
- a CDS encoding arylesterase gives rise to the protein MLKSALGLFTLATVFFCTQLSAAPILILGDSLSASYGVDEDKGWVNLLRAKLPEHEIINGSVSGETTAGGLRRLPALLESAKPELILIELGGNDGLRGFTPQQLKENLTKIITLSQAKDVEVLLSEIMVPPNYGPRYASMFSQVYKDLANEHEITLLPFFMTQIATKPELMQRDGIHPNAEAQGDIAEFILPWVKNAL
- a CDS encoding ABC transporter ATP-binding protein, whose amino-acid sequence is MSEVSAITVNNLVKSVATQEGELTILNGINMDVKQGQSIAILGPSGSGKSTLLGLLAALDSPTSGEIILDGVALQSLDEEKKAALRKQKVSFIFQSFMLVDTLNALENVMLPAELAGIHQAKEKAEAMLERVGLSHRLTHFPNQLSGGEQQRVAIARAFICEPKVLFADEPTGNLDAVNSEKVADMLFELNRESETTLVLVTHDLILAKRCQRQLLMDTGVITESEGEPNKDKTLSNNPAQSHLASVEAS
- the rluB gene encoding 23S rRNA pseudouridine(2605) synthase RluB, whose protein sequence is MSEKLQKVLARAGHGSRREMEAWIAAGRISIDGEIASLGDRIEADAKIRIDGRAISIKSEEDIVCRVIAYHKPEGEICSRKDPEGRPTVFDRLPKTRDSRWVAVGRLDINTSGLLLFTSDGELANRLMHPSNEVEREYAVRTFGDVSDACIQHLRTGVTLEDGPANFDKVKAAGGEGMNKWWHVTLSEGRNREVRRLWESQEVQVSRLIRIRYGSIELPKSLPRGGWIELELEQVNYLRKTAGLDIENRTMLGTDKHSVARSKVKSAKIKRAVHKHKATGGKNTRQRT
- a CDS encoding YciK family oxidoreductase, with product MLEYQAAKDLLINKTILVTGAGDGIGRAAALSFAEHGATVILLGKTVKKLEAVYDEIEQAGYPKPAIVPLDLKGATEQNYLDMAETIEEQFGHLDGLLHNASMLGVLGPFEHISMDSVNEVMQVNVIAEIMMTKALLPVMKKAPQASLVFTSSGVGRQGRAFWGEYAISKFATEGMMQSIAHEYEGSNIRVNSINPGATRTAMRANAYPAENPQTLKTAAEIMATYLYLMGNDSVGVNGQQLNAQ
- a CDS encoding DUF481 domain-containing protein; translated protein: MNNKAKKTILSNMTLGLSLAIMFTAQAQTHIAEAPVSDRLAPAQLLPPADSSFDWLQLTSFELLKGEIKNLYDDKLEFESDELDTVFIDWEDVKVLQSHDLISVGFTDLSTKTGLLRLQNGKVYIDGEEFDRNRVMTLISGIQTESNYWSSKISLGANLRSGNTEQVDFSTIGNAHRRTTESRFNLDYLGNYSKSEGLNNINNHRLNAYFDWYLSKQFYLRPVFAEIYLDPIKNIQYKTTLGFGLGYDIVDTPKSNWSISGGPAYTFTKFDNVAIDESEDDGSGALVVETAFDTEITDDIDFNTLYRVQYGNEKSGGYTHHALAGFSIELTDMFDLDLSLVWDHTNKPQADSSGTVPIQNDYQFIVGFGIDI
- a CDS encoding segregation and condensation protein A, which encodes MRGTQKSLPLAIVRGEPVKQFPADLFIPPEALEVFLESFEGPLDLLLYLIRKQKLDVVELPIWPVTEQYLEYINLLQGSRVELAADYLVMAATLAEIKSRLLLPRPVLEDEDEEDPRAQLIRQLKAYEVIKEAQERLDELPRLERDVFQAKATPADNIKPILLPPQVSLTDIARAFGSVLKRIEATEHHHVKREVLSTRERMSQILAMLDGEEYLPFEALFDVSEGRSGVVVSFLALMELIKELLVDLRQNEPFSTIYVKAY